In Silene latifolia isolate original U9 population chromosome 3, ASM4854445v1, whole genome shotgun sequence, a single window of DNA contains:
- the LOC141646775 gene encoding monodehydroascorbate reductase 4, peroxisomal — MGRAFVYVIVGGGVAAGYAALEFTKRGVSPGELCIISEESVAPYERPALSKGFLLPEEPARLPSFHTCVGTKEERLTPKWYKEHGIELVLGTRVKSADVKRKTLLTATGETISYRILIVATGARTLKLEEFGVKGSDAENVCYLRDFADANKLVSVVQSCTGGNAVVIGGGYIGMECAASLVINKINVTMVFPEAHCMPRLFTTKIADYYEEYYKGKGVKFIKGTVLTSFDFDSNNGKVTAVNLKDGTCIPADLVVVGIGIRPNTSLFEGQLAIEKGGIKVNGKMQTSNSSVYAVGDVAAFPFKLYGEIRRLEHVDSARKTARHAVSAIMEPDKTEDFDYLPFFYSRVFGLSWQFYGDNAGEVVHFGDYSGNRFGAYWVKDGHLVGSFLEGGDKEEYEALARATSLKPLVEDTTELEKEGLGFCLQICKNTPPPPPQPENVGTSVCVVTRPVYNWHASAGIVLAASIAAFAYWYGRRRRRW; from the exons ATGGGTAGAGCATTTGTGTATGTGATAGTGGGTGGTGGAGTTGCAGCTGGTTATGCTGCTCTTGAATTCACCAAACGTGGTGTTTCTCCTGGTGAACTTTGTATCATTTCTGAAGAATCT GTTGCACCTTACGAAAGACCAGCATTAAGCAAAGGATTTTTGCTCCCTGAAG AACCTGCTCGGCTTCCTTCATTTCATACATGCGTTGGTACAAAAGAGGAGAGATTGACTCCAAAATGGTACAAGGAACATG GTATTGAACTTGTTCTTGGAACACGTGTTAAGTCTGCTGATGTGAAACGGAAAACACTGTTGACAGCAACTGGGGAGACTATAAGCTACAGGATTCTCATCGTCGCCACTGGTGCACGG ACTTTGAAGCTCGAAGAATTTGGAGTGAAGGGATCAGATGCTGAAAATGTGTGCTATTTACGTGATTTTGCTGATGCAAATAAGCTTGTGAGTGTTGTGCAATCTTGCACAGGCGGAAATGCTGTTGTTATTGGGGGAGGCTACATTGGGATGGAATGTGCTGCGTCCTTGGTCATCAACAAGATCAATGTAACCATGGTCTTCCCTGAGGCCCACTGTA TGCCGCGCTTATTTACAACTAAAATTGCTGATTACTACGAGGAATATTACAAGGGAAAAGGAGTAAAATTTATAAAAGGAACAGTGTTGACATCTTTTGACTTCGACTCCAACAATGGGAAG GTTACGGCTGTAAATCTTAAAGACGGGACTTGCATTCCTGCTGATTTGGTTGTTGTGGGCATCGGTATCCGTCCAAACACAAGCCTGTTTGAAGGTCAACTCGCGATAGAAAAGGGTGGGATCAAAGTCAATGGAAAAATGCAAACCAGCAATAGCTCAGTCTATGCAGTTGGAGATGTAGCAGCATTTCCATTCAAACTATACGGAGAAATCCGCAGgctcgaacacgttgattccgcGAGAAAAACAGCTAGACATGCTGTTTCTGCAATAATGGAACCCGATAAAACCGAAGACTTTGACTATCTTCCATTTTTCTATTCCCGAGTATTTGGACTGTCGTGGCAGTTTTACGGGGATAATGCAGGTGAAGTAGTTCATTTTGGTGATTATTCAGGGAATCGCTTTGGAGCGTATTGGGTGAAAGATGGTCACCTTGTTGGGTCATTCCTTGAAGGCGGAGACAAGGAGGAATATGAGGCTTTGGCCAGAGCTACAAGTCTTAAGCCTTTAGTTGAAGACACGACGGAGCTTGAAAAGGAAGGTTTGGGTTTTTGTCTGCAAATTTGCAAGAACACACCCCCGCCACCACCTCAGCCTGAAAATGTCGGGACTTCAGTTTGTGTGGTGACGAGACCAGTTTACAATTGGCATGCTAGTGCCGGGATTGTATTAGCTGCATCGATAGCTGCTTTTGCTTACTGGTATGGACGGAGGCGTCGAAGGTGGTGA